In one window of Aquamicrobium sp. DNA:
- a CDS encoding IS1182 family transposase — protein sequence MGRFIEGYDRSQPLLLPACVEDYVLQEALVRVVDAFVETLDLTALGFERTVSAATGRPGYHPGDMLRLYIWGYLNQLRSSRQLERACQRDLEAIWLMRRMTPDYRTIAAFRHDNPEAIIRTGAAFISFCRENGLVTPGKVALDGTKMRAVASAKNIAGADRLARDIAHTETEIAYYLDRLNIADQHSAGAHDQTVNRAAFASAIASLECRKQRLEKRQAELAEHATNVVVFGEPDARPMGYGRAPKFPAYNLQSVVDIESGLIIHNDVANEANDSQLLHPMAIAAKEVLDVDQLEVLADGGYSNAQEVARCEQDGVRVAAPIKRGAMSAQYFRPVQFVHDEQTDTIRCPAGETMYPKGKHTRNRAIRYRTPACQTCQIKPQCTPGYQRTIHRLVDQGALDRMERRVHENPDLMTIRRCTVEHPFGTIKRMSGGGRFLTRGLRRVKAEAALSVLAFNIIRASNAFGTGALMSRG from the coding sequence ATGGGACGCTTTATTGAGGGATATGACCGGAGCCAGCCGTTACTGCTGCCCGCCTGTGTTGAAGATTACGTGTTGCAGGAAGCTCTCGTCCGGGTCGTTGATGCCTTCGTCGAAACGCTCGATCTCACGGCGCTCGGCTTTGAGCGCACTGTCTCCGCCGCGACGGGGCGACCCGGCTATCACCCCGGCGACATGCTGCGACTCTACATCTGGGGCTACCTGAACCAGTTGCGTTCATCGCGCCAATTGGAGCGCGCCTGCCAGCGCGATCTGGAGGCCATCTGGCTGATGCGGCGCATGACCCCGGACTATCGGACCATTGCGGCGTTCCGGCACGACAACCCCGAAGCGATCATCCGCACGGGGGCCGCATTCATCAGCTTCTGTCGCGAGAACGGCTTGGTCACTCCTGGCAAGGTGGCGCTGGACGGAACAAAGATGCGGGCGGTTGCCAGCGCGAAGAATATTGCAGGAGCGGATCGTCTGGCACGCGACATCGCTCATACCGAAACAGAAATCGCCTACTATCTCGACCGCCTCAACATAGCAGATCAACACTCGGCGGGCGCGCACGATCAGACGGTCAATCGCGCGGCGTTTGCCAGCGCGATCGCGTCACTCGAATGCCGCAAGCAGCGCTTGGAAAAGCGGCAGGCCGAGCTTGCTGAGCATGCTACCAACGTCGTGGTCTTCGGAGAACCGGATGCACGACCAATGGGATATGGCCGGGCGCCGAAGTTCCCAGCCTATAATCTCCAGAGTGTCGTCGATATCGAAAGCGGCCTGATCATTCACAACGATGTCGCCAACGAAGCCAACGACAGCCAGCTGCTGCATCCAATGGCGATAGCTGCAAAAGAAGTGCTCGACGTCGACCAGCTCGAAGTGCTGGCGGACGGAGGCTACTCGAACGCGCAGGAAGTCGCGCGCTGCGAACAGGACGGTGTCCGCGTGGCGGCCCCGATCAAGCGCGGGGCCATGAGCGCGCAATACTTCCGCCCCGTGCAATTCGTCCATGACGAGCAGACCGACACGATCCGCTGCCCTGCTGGTGAAACCATGTATCCCAAGGGCAAGCATACCCGAAATCGGGCGATCCGTTACAGAACGCCCGCGTGCCAGACCTGCCAGATCAAACCGCAGTGTACGCCAGGATATCAGCGCACGATTCACAGGCTCGTGGATCAGGGTGCGCTTGATCGAATGGAGCGTCGGGTCCACGAGAACCCAGATCTCATGACGATCCGGCGCTGCACGGTCGAGCATCCCTTCGGCACCATCAAGCGAATGTCTGGGGGAGGCCGCTTCCTGACCCGCGGTTTGCGGCGGGTGAAAGCCGAAGCTGCCCTCTCGGTCCTGGCATTCAACATTATCCGCGCTTCGAACGCCTTCGGAACCGGAGCGCTGATGTCGCGGGGCTGA
- a CDS encoding ArdC family protein, which translates to MSRHDRMPRPARDRTNLYDDITDKIIADLEAGRFPWVQPWGTPAAGAPLAMPQNAATGRRYSGINVLILWGAVIEHGFPGQSWLTFRQALSLGGNVMKGERGTTVVYADRFTPEDEKRRARETGEEPGKIPFLKRFTVFNAAQCEGLPEEIATVAPPPPPGLIEPTVEALIRATGIDFRIGGNRAFYVPAQDFVMVPPPHAFHEPINWHRTALHEMGHATGHPTRLGRDFSGSFGTRKYAFEELVAEITAAFCCASLGIVPTVRHADYIGSWLEVLREDNRAIVRAASQASKAADWLLGFLPEPVDGDDAGTPEAVAAAPVERRAA; encoded by the coding sequence ATGTCCAGACACGACCGCATGCCACGCCCGGCCAGGGACCGGACCAATCTCTACGACGACATCACCGACAAGATCATCGCCGATCTCGAGGCGGGCCGCTTCCCATGGGTGCAACCATGGGGAACGCCGGCGGCCGGCGCGCCGCTCGCCATGCCGCAGAACGCCGCCACCGGCCGCCGCTATTCGGGGATCAACGTCCTGATCCTCTGGGGCGCCGTCATCGAGCACGGCTTTCCCGGCCAGAGCTGGCTCACCTTCCGCCAGGCGCTGTCGCTCGGCGGCAATGTGATGAAGGGCGAGCGCGGCACCACCGTCGTCTATGCCGACCGCTTCACGCCCGAGGACGAGAAGCGGCGCGCCCGCGAAACCGGCGAGGAGCCGGGGAAAATCCCCTTCCTGAAGCGGTTCACCGTCTTCAACGCGGCCCAATGCGAGGGACTGCCCGAGGAAATCGCCACCGTCGCTCCGCCGCCCCCTCCCGGGCTGATCGAGCCGACGGTCGAGGCGCTGATCCGGGCGACCGGCATCGACTTCCGCATCGGCGGCAACCGCGCCTTCTACGTCCCCGCGCAGGATTTCGTGATGGTGCCGCCACCGCACGCCTTCCACGAGCCGATCAACTGGCATCGGACGGCCCTGCACGAAATGGGTCACGCGACAGGCCATCCGACGCGCCTCGGCCGCGATTTCTCCGGTTCCTTCGGGACCAGGAAATACGCCTTCGAGGAGCTGGTGGCCGAGATCACGGCAGCCTTCTGCTGCGCCTCGCTCGGCATCGTGCCGACCGTGCGCCATGCCGACTATATCGGCTCCTGGCTGGAGGTGCTGCGCGAAGACAACCGCGCCATCGTGCGCGCCGCCTCGCAGGCGAGCAAGGCGGCCGACTGGCTGCTCGGCTTCCTGCCCGAACCCGTCGATGGCGACGATGCCGGCACGCCCGAGGCGGTCGCCGCGGCCCCGGTCGAGCGGAGGGCGGCGTGA